In Deltaproteobacteria bacterium HGW-Deltaproteobacteria-6, one genomic interval encodes:
- a CDS encoding DNA polymerase IV, whose translation MSEQIFSLHSWPRAIAHIDGDAFFTSCEEAIHPELRGKPLITGGERGIVACASYAAKRMGVKRGVPLHEARKICPKLIILPSDYETYSLFSRRMFDIMRRFTPDVEEYSIDEAFSDLTGMRRALRSTYEEIALNMKKTIERDLGITVSVGLSITKVLAKVASKHQKPAGMTVIKGRDIAFYLRNLPVGKIWGIGNATTSYLAKLGVHHALEFAKLPEETVLNKFTKPGVEIWRELRGESVYPVTAEEKSSYASISKTKTFAPPTSNAEYLFAHLMRNMESACIKARRYSLAPHKIVVYLKKNNFESSGSEAKLSRPCACPAEFCGIVRELFDACYRPQDIYRATGVILLDLKPDANTQYTLFDDPLQAEKIKDIYKAADELGQKFGKHTLHLGSSHLIDKLGKGRRGEPTTREQTQLKGETRRRHLGLPLLHISTKS comes from the coding sequence ATGTCTGAACAGATTTTCAGTCTTCATTCCTGGCCGCGCGCTATTGCCCATATTGACGGCGACGCGTTTTTTACGTCCTGCGAGGAGGCGATTCATCCCGAGCTTCGGGGCAAGCCTCTGATTACCGGTGGTGAACGCGGCATTGTCGCCTGTGCCAGCTACGCGGCCAAAAGAATGGGGGTCAAGCGCGGTGTGCCTCTCCATGAGGCGCGAAAAATCTGTCCAAAATTGATCATTCTTCCTTCCGATTATGAAACATACAGCCTGTTTTCCCGGCGGATGTTCGACATCATGCGCCGGTTTACCCCCGATGTGGAAGAATATTCCATTGACGAAGCCTTTTCCGATCTTACCGGAATGCGCCGCGCCCTGCGTTCAACCTATGAGGAAATCGCCCTGAATATGAAGAAGACCATTGAAAGGGATCTGGGCATCACCGTGTCCGTGGGCCTGAGTATCACCAAGGTGCTGGCGAAAGTGGCCTCCAAGCATCAGAAGCCCGCCGGCATGACCGTGATCAAAGGAAGGGACATCGCTTTCTACCTCCGCAATCTGCCGGTGGGGAAAATCTGGGGCATCGGCAACGCCACAACCAGCTATCTGGCTAAATTGGGTGTTCACCATGCGCTGGAGTTTGCAAAATTGCCGGAAGAGACCGTGCTGAATAAATTTACCAAGCCGGGCGTTGAAATCTGGCGGGAATTGCGCGGGGAATCCGTCTATCCGGTAACGGCGGAAGAAAAGAGTTCTTATGCTTCGATCAGCAAAACAAAGACTTTTGCGCCGCCGACATCCAATGCCGAATATCTTTTCGCGCATCTGATGCGCAATATGGAATCGGCCTGCATTAAAGCGCGTCGTTACAGCCTGGCGCCGCACAAAATCGTTGTCTATCTGAAAAAAAACAACTTTGAGTCCAGCGGCAGCGAGGCGAAGCTCTCGCGTCCCTGTGCCTGTCCGGCGGAATTTTGCGGCATTGTTCGCGAGCTCTTCGATGCCTGTTACCGGCCACAGGATATTTACCGCGCGACCGGCGTTATTTTACTTGATCTGAAGCCGGACGCCAATACGCAATACACGCTGTTTGATGATCCACTTCAGGCGGAAAAGATAAAAGACATTTACAAGGCGGCCGATGAGCTGGGGCAAAAATTCGGCAAACATACCTTGCATCTGGGAAGCTCACATCTGATTGATAAATTAGGCAAGGGCCGCAGGGGTGAACCGACAACCCGTGAACAGACGCAGCTCAAAGGCGAAACGCGCCGCCGTCACCTGGGTCTGCCGTTATTGCATATCAGCACCAAAAGCTGA
- a CDS encoding acyl-CoA dehydrogenase yields MSFADRNNPYDFNEFLAWRQAVDYYADDPFIQKVVRHFTGENWKEVDAEGRAVSQKASFRWRDMADRIARPEERPFLLHYDGHHNRIDRICRPLDTEIMEREIFSEAFFADKTSPWVKLIKMFVIYQNGEACVACPITCTEGLVMLLEKYADTPETKQILRHCKEGIDGVYAIGAQYLSEIQGGSDVPSNVLEAVNENGVWKLYGAKFFCSATHAEYSVVTAKPAGSEKVALFVVPSWLSGNKEKEIRNGYTIDRIKWKLGTSELTTGELTFNGAVAYPVGPLDKGVANVVGIVLTYSRLTVGLSAAAFMTRAVREAEKYASFRTAFDLPIGRFPLVAVQLQRIKKTTQRTIAGAFKLYRDFLALDGGLKGSNVGDEPLPARRNRFNIRELIMLQKIAASWDCTDVIREAMSIFGGHGVMEDFSSLPRLYRDSAINELWEGPRNVLLTQIHRDLREAAAWYGPAEFVANVLQGLDQKLIDELAAEIKLIVAHPHLFQMDDATIDICGRWDAFCHKFFHAYQDLALKEVDPLS; encoded by the coding sequence ATGTCGTTTGCGGATAGAAACAATCCTTATGACTTCAATGAATTCCTTGCCTGGCGTCAGGCTGTCGATTACTATGCCGATGATCCGTTCATTCAAAAAGTGGTGCGTCATTTTACCGGCGAAAATTGGAAAGAAGTGGATGCGGAGGGGCGCGCGGTTTCTCAAAAAGCCTCTTTCCGCTGGCGGGACATGGCCGACCGGATTGCCCGTCCGGAGGAGCGCCCCTTCCTGCTGCACTATGACGGCCACCATAACCGCATTGACCGGATCTGCCGCCCGCTGGATACGGAAATCATGGAGCGGGAAATTTTTTCAGAAGCGTTCTTCGCGGATAAGACGTCGCCCTGGGTGAAGCTCATCAAGATGTTCGTGATCTACCAGAACGGCGAGGCCTGCGTGGCCTGTCCCATCACCTGCACGGAAGGCCTGGTGATGCTGCTCGAAAAATATGCCGATACGCCGGAAACAAAGCAGATTCTCAGACACTGCAAGGAAGGCATCGACGGTGTGTACGCCATCGGCGCGCAGTATCTGTCCGAGATCCAGGGGGGATCGGATGTGCCGTCCAATGTTCTGGAAGCGGTGAATGAAAACGGCGTCTGGAAACTTTACGGCGCCAAATTTTTCTGCTCCGCCACGCACGCCGAATATTCCGTTGTGACCGCCAAGCCCGCGGGATCGGAGAAGGTGGCCCTGTTTGTCGTGCCGTCCTGGCTTTCGGGCAATAAAGAAAAAGAAATCCGCAACGGCTATACCATCGACCGGATCAAGTGGAAGCTGGGCACCAGCGAACTGACCACGGGCGAGCTCACATTCAACGGCGCGGTTGCCTATCCGGTGGGGCCCCTGGACAAAGGCGTCGCCAACGTTGTCGGCATCGTGCTGACCTATTCCCGCCTGACGGTGGGGCTTTCCGCCGCCGCGTTCATGACCCGGGCCGTGCGGGAAGCTGAAAAATACGCGTCTTTCCGGACAGCCTTTGACTTGCCGATCGGCCGGTTTCCCCTAGTGGCCGTCCAACTGCAAAGAATCAAGAAGACCACACAGAGGACGATCGCCGGCGCCTTCAAACTGTACCGCGACTTTCTGGCCCTCGATGGCGGTCTGAAAGGAAGTAATGTCGGGGATGAGCCGCTGCCTGCGCGCCGGAATCGCTTCAACATCCGGGAGCTGATTATGCTGCAGAAGATTGCCGCCTCCTGGGATTGCACCGACGTGATCCGGGAAGCCATGTCGATTTTCGGCGGCCACGGCGTGATGGAGGATTTCTCCTCTCTGCCGCGCCTGTACCGGGATTCGGCCATCAACGAACTGTGGGAAGGCCCCCGCAATGTGCTGCTCACCCAGATCCATCGCGACCTGCGTGAGGCGGCCGCCTGGTACGGGCCCGCGGAATTTGTCGCCAATGTTCTTCAGGGGCTGGATCAAAAGCTGATTGATGAGCTTGCGGCGGAAATCAAGTTAATTGTCGCGCATCCGCATCTGTTTCAAATGGACGATGCGACCATTGACATCTGCGGGCGCTGGGATGCATTCTGCCACAAATTCTTCCACGCCTATCAGGATCTGGCGTTAAAAGAAGTGGACCCCCTTAGTTAG
- a CDS encoding histidine kinase yields MLTVRDLLSRKGSETFSIQPDKTIYEALQMMAAHNVGALLVIKSKKLLGIISERDYARKLVLKGKNSRDTLVRDVMVRQLTSVTPDVKVEDCMKFMTDQHIRHLPVLENDKLAGIISIGDVVKGMIDQQKTTINHLERYISGGYLEQDTLQ; encoded by the coding sequence ATGCTGACCGTAAGAGATTTGTTGTCCAGAAAAGGAAGTGAAACGTTCTCCATTCAACCCGACAAAACCATTTATGAGGCCCTGCAGATGATGGCAGCTCATAATGTAGGCGCCCTGCTGGTCATCAAGAGCAAAAAACTGCTGGGTATTATTTCCGAGCGCGACTACGCCCGCAAATTAGTATTAAAAGGAAAAAATTCGCGCGACACGCTTGTGCGGGACGTCATGGTCAGGCAGTTAACGTCGGTAACCCCTGACGTTAAAGTGGAAGACTGCATGAAGTTCATGACGGATCAGCATATCCGTCATCTGCCGGTGTTGGAGAACGATAAATTAGCCGGGATCATTTCCATTGGCGATGTGGTTAAAGGAATGATCGACCAGCAGAAAACAACGATTAATCATCTGGAGCGATATATTTCAGGCGGTTATCTCGAGCAGGATACGTTGCAGTAA
- a CDS encoding CBS domain-containing protein yields MNVKDMLKVTGFKPHALITVTPDESASAAIKKMAEHNKGALPVCNEAGDLIGIVTERDIIRKCFAHEGGFENKTIKDIMTEKVAIAGLNDDLDYAIKTMKKEKIRHLPIADGKRVVGILSMRDIMGFQYQEASIKIKYMQMLPKRSASAELSTVL; encoded by the coding sequence ATGAACGTAAAAGATATGTTAAAGGTCACAGGATTCAAACCTCACGCTTTAATCACAGTTACTCCGGATGAATCGGCCTCGGCGGCGATTAAGAAAATGGCGGAACATAACAAGGGCGCGCTTCCCGTCTGTAATGAAGCGGGCGATTTGATCGGAATCGTGACGGAAAGGGATATCATCAGAAAGTGCTTCGCGCACGAAGGCGGTTTTGAAAATAAAACTATCAAGGATATCATGACCGAAAAAGTCGCCATAGCGGGGCTGAACGACGATTTGGATTACGCCATCAAAACCATGAAGAAGGAAAAGATAAGACATCTTCCGATAGCCGACGGCAAAAGGGTTGTCGGTATTCTTTCCATGAGAGATATCATGGGATTTCAATATCAGGAAGCCAGCATAAAAATTAAGTATATGCAAATGCTGCCCAAGAGGTCGGCTTCAGCTGAGCTGTCAACCGTTCTCTGA
- the rpoH gene encoding RNA polymerase sigma factor RpoH, with protein sequence MKVPVVTGSLDLYISGINNFPLLTPDEEFKLAIKLKEFNDTEAAEKLIVSNLRFVVKIAHEYRNYGYKLADLIQEGNIGLIHAVTKFDPHRGYRLISYAVWWIRAYIQNYLVKSWSLVKIGTTQAQRKLFFKLSQAKKQLEMLSSKNPEFSEIAESLGVKDSEVAEMDLRMGTRDLSLNEFINDDVDASHLDFLMHDGDSQETQLIKHEQRRLVKRDISGALAKLNERESYIIRHRVMADHPLTLQEIGNKYKITRERSRQIEKQALRKVQQHLPYLSAGV encoded by the coding sequence ATGAAAGTACCAGTCGTAACAGGCAGCCTTGATTTATACATCTCCGGGATAAACAATTTTCCCCTGCTGACTCCCGATGAGGAATTCAAGCTGGCCATTAAATTGAAAGAATTCAACGACACGGAAGCGGCGGAAAAGCTGATCGTTTCCAATCTGCGATTTGTCGTCAAGATCGCCCATGAATACCGCAACTACGGCTACAAACTGGCCGACCTGATCCAGGAAGGAAATATCGGCCTGATCCACGCGGTCACGAAATTCGATCCCCACCGGGGCTATCGTTTGATCTCTTATGCCGTCTGGTGGATCCGGGCATACATTCAGAACTATCTGGTCAAGTCCTGGAGCCTTGTGAAAATCGGCACGACGCAGGCGCAAAGAAAACTTTTTTTCAAATTGAGCCAGGCAAAAAAACAACTGGAAATGTTGTCCAGTAAAAATCCCGAGTTCAGCGAAATCGCCGAATCTCTGGGCGTCAAGGACTCAGAAGTGGCGGAGATGGATTTGCGAATGGGAACCCGCGACCTGTCGCTCAATGAATTCATCAACGACGACGTGGATGCCTCCCATCTTGATTTTCTCATGCATGATGGAGACAGTCAGGAAACCCAGCTCATCAAACACGAACAGAGAAGACTTGTCAAACGTGATATCTCCGGCGCGCTGGCCAAACTGAACGAAAGGGAAAGTTACATCATCAGACACCGGGTCATGGCGGATCATCCGCTGACGCTTCAGGAGATCGGCAATAAATACAAGATCACCCGTGAACGCAGCCGCCAGATTGAAAAGCAGGCATTGAGGAAAGTGCAGCAGCATCTTCCATATTTGAGTGCGGGCGTTTGA
- a CDS encoding DoxX family protein — protein sequence MMKFLGKYADFSYALLRIVTGFLFLFHGCQKILGVFAASQPPVWSQLWIGGIIELVGGLMVMIGFKTREAAFICSGMMAVAYFQYHWKFQIGPQIFPAINKGELAVLFCLVFLYIACRGGVKWCLDKNDR from the coding sequence ATTATGAAATTTCTTGGAAAGTACGCAGACTTTTCGTATGCCCTTTTGCGCATTGTAACCGGATTCCTTTTTTTGTTTCATGGCTGCCAGAAAATCCTGGGGGTGTTTGCTGCATCCCAGCCGCCGGTTTGGTCCCAACTCTGGATCGGCGGAATCATCGAACTGGTCGGCGGGCTGATGGTGATGATCGGGTTTAAAACGCGTGAGGCGGCTTTTATCTGCAGCGGCATGATGGCCGTGGCTTATTTCCAATACCACTGGAAGTTCCAAATCGGACCCCAGATCTTTCCGGCAATTAATAAGGGTGAATTGGCCGTTCTCTTCTGTTTGGTTTTTCTCTACATTGCCTGCCGGGGCGGGGTAAAGTGGTGTCTGGATAAAAACGACCGGTAA
- a CDS encoding J domain-containing protein: MSMAKNYYAILGISSRAPGGDIKTAYRRLIKEYHPDSYSGGRDIFQQIQEAYAVIGNDQARRQYDQNLISAKTTVLSGRKVSEAPGLSGKPSPDPDDLSLMRSFQTFTPSFDEIFDWLWNNFSTFSYPKSGHVQNLTLEVPLSSEQAQSGGNVRIMVPAKAVCGACRGYGSIGPYECAHCAGEGAIVGEVPVLVSFRPGLKENQAVIIPLDRYGIRNLYLTVLFCLTDAC, encoded by the coding sequence ATGAGCATGGCCAAAAATTACTATGCGATTCTCGGCATTTCGTCCCGCGCGCCGGGCGGCGATATTAAAACCGCATACCGTCGCCTCATCAAAGAATATCACCCGGACAGTTATTCGGGCGGCAGGGACATTTTTCAGCAAATTCAGGAAGCCTACGCGGTCATAGGCAACGATCAGGCGCGGCGGCAATACGATCAAAATTTAATCTCTGCAAAAACAACAGTCCTCTCCGGGCGCAAGGTTTCTGAAGCGCCGGGCCTTTCCGGGAAGCCGTCGCCTGATCCAGATGATCTCTCGCTCATGAGGTCGTTTCAGACCTTTACGCCATCCTTCGATGAGATATTTGACTGGCTGTGGAATAATTTTTCCACGTTCAGCTATCCCAAATCCGGACACGTGCAGAATCTGACCCTGGAGGTTCCGCTATCCAGTGAACAGGCGCAATCCGGCGGCAATGTCCGGATCATGGTTCCCGCAAAAGCCGTCTGCGGCGCGTGCCGGGGTTACGGCAGTATCGGGCCTTATGAGTGCGCTCACTGCGCCGGTGAAGGCGCTATCGTCGGAGAGGTGCCTGTCCTGGTATCCTTTCGGCCCGGTCTGAAAGAAAATCAGGCCGTCATCATCCCCCTGGATCGATATGGCATCAGGAATCTTTACCTGACCGTCCTTTTTTGCCTGACCGACGCTTGCTGA
- a CDS encoding short-chain dehydrogenase, producing the protein MNVKNKCCIVTGASSGIGFELAKMLARRGARVLAVARNIGPVRDSGIAGLFSFSADLSQKDGVDAMFAEALKVMGDVDIFIANAGFAYCERTDSSDWNHISGIFNLNVVSPAYCLGKLRVLKKDKPFLFVSTASAMSFMALPGYALYGATKAAVRMFNRTAAYELCAGQRIATVYPVATRTNFFDRASTEYLPWPSQQPGKVAVSIIRGIQSNKTSIYPLPVFRLINAVFTVLPFARQAYLKKEWMKTGLQKGQAV; encoded by the coding sequence ATGAACGTTAAAAACAAATGCTGTATTGTAACCGGCGCCTCATCCGGAATCGGGTTTGAACTGGCCAAAATGCTCGCTCGGAGAGGCGCCAGGGTCCTGGCGGTGGCGCGCAATATCGGCCCCGTCAGGGATTCCGGCATAGCAGGCCTCTTTTCTTTTTCGGCGGACCTTTCTCAAAAGGACGGCGTTGATGCGATGTTTGCTGAGGCCCTGAAGGTGATGGGTGATGTCGATATTTTTATTGCCAACGCAGGTTTTGCCTATTGTGAGAGAACCGACAGCTCCGATTGGAATCATATCTCGGGGATATTTAATTTGAATGTCGTATCTCCCGCCTATTGTCTGGGAAAGCTTCGTGTCTTGAAAAAAGATAAACCCTTTCTTTTTGTCAGCACCGCCAGCGCCATGAGCTTCATGGCGCTTCCCGGTTATGCGCTTTATGGCGCAACCAAGGCGGCGGTGCGCATGTTCAACCGGACAGCCGCTTATGAATTATGCGCGGGCCAGAGAATTGCCACTGTTTATCCGGTGGCCACACGGACGAATTTTTTTGACCGGGCATCCACGGAATACCTGCCCTGGCCTTCTCAGCAGCCCGGGAAGGTTGCCGTCTCGATCATCCGGGGCATTCAATCGAACAAGACCAGTATTTATCCGCTGCCCGTTTTTAGATTGATCAATGCTGTATTTACAGTGTTGCCTTTTGCCAGGCAGGCTTATTTAAAAAAAGAGTGGATGAAAACCGGACTTCAAAAAGGACAGGCAGTATGA
- a CDS encoding B12-binding domain-containing radical SAM protein, whose amino-acid sequence MRVLLIAANTEKINIVPLPLGLHYVAAATEDSGHKVLMLDLMTHDDFRLTITETIKSFRPGVIGISIRNIDDQVMHGARFLLDDVKSVIQCCRSESTVPIVLGGAGYSIFPQAVLAYLDADMGIQGEGEMVFPKLLERLERRADPAGLPGLFLKSRGLQGERSFIRGLGGLPVSGVHRFLSAYDRNLWMPFQTRRGCPMNCSYCSTATIEGRTIRKRSPAAAAEELKNCVAAGFRQFYFVDNTFNLPQSYAREICRLIIDQGIPIDWRCIFYPGRVDEDLIKLMAEAGCREVSLGFESGCERILANMNKRYTPAEVRETSLMLARHGIRQMGFLMLGGPGETRDSVLESLAFADSLPLDTMKVSQGIRIYPYTTLAKIAVDEGRIRPDDRLLAPTFYMVREIEEWLGEIVKVRMAERPNWMG is encoded by the coding sequence ATGCGGGTCCTTTTAATCGCCGCGAATACGGAAAAAATCAATATCGTTCCCCTGCCGCTGGGATTGCATTACGTGGCTGCGGCAACCGAAGACAGTGGCCATAAGGTATTGATGCTGGATTTAATGACCCACGATGATTTCCGGCTGACGATTACCGAAACGATTAAATCTTTCCGCCCCGGCGTGATCGGCATCTCCATCAGAAATATCGATGATCAGGTCATGCATGGCGCCAGATTTCTGCTGGACGATGTTAAAAGCGTTATTCAGTGTTGCCGAAGCGAATCGACCGTCCCCATCGTTCTGGGCGGTGCGGGCTATAGCATTTTCCCCCAGGCCGTCCTGGCCTATCTGGATGCGGATATGGGCATCCAGGGAGAAGGGGAAATGGTTTTTCCCAAATTGCTGGAACGGCTGGAGCGGCGCGCTGATCCGGCGGGGTTGCCCGGCCTGTTTTTGAAAAGCCGGGGATTGCAGGGCGAGCGGTCCTTTATCCGGGGTCTTGGTGGATTGCCTGTTTCCGGCGTCCATCGCTTTTTGTCCGCCTATGACCGGAATTTATGGATGCCTTTTCAGACAAGGCGTGGATGCCCCATGAATTGCAGCTATTGTTCAACGGCCACGATCGAAGGGCGCACCATCAGAAAACGATCTCCCGCGGCGGCCGCAGAAGAGCTGAAAAACTGTGTGGCGGCGGGATTCCGCCAGTTCTATTTCGTCGATAATACCTTCAATCTGCCTCAGTCCTACGCCAGGGAGATTTGCCGCCTGATCATTGATCAGGGCATTCCTATCGATTGGCGGTGCATCTTTTATCCGGGCCGTGTTGATGAAGACCTGATCAAGCTGATGGCGGAAGCGGGCTGCCGGGAAGTCAGCCTGGGGTTTGAAAGCGGTTGCGAGCGGATACTCGCGAACATGAATAAGCGCTACACCCCGGCGGAAGTTCGAGAAACATCCCTGATGCTGGCCAGACACGGCATCCGGCAGATGGGGTTTTTGATGCTGGGCGGTCCCGGCGAAACCAGGGACTCGGTTCTCGAGAGCCTTGCTTTTGCCGATTCGCTTCCCCTGGATACCATGAAAGTATCGCAGGGGATCCGCATTTATCCTTATACAACGCTCGCGAAAATAGCCGTCGATGAGGGACGGATCAGGCCCGATGATCGGCTTCTCGCGCCGACTTTCTATATGGTGCGCGAAATTGAGGAATGGCTTGGGGAAATCGTGAAAGTCCGGATGGCCGAGCGGCCCAACTGGATGGGGTAA